In Nothobranchius furzeri strain GRZ-AD chromosome 18, NfurGRZ-RIMD1, whole genome shotgun sequence, a single genomic region encodes these proteins:
- the hhipl2 gene encoding HHIP-like protein 2 → MSSKRHSAHHPKDAGCAVLRTNAAPTPPEKSPPELILILSLILLFSQASAHPQCLDFEPPFKPHWHLEFCTQYEEFGCCDQKADNMIAERYWDIIEQLETAGHDLCEDMLKEIMCQECSPYAAHLYDAEDPHTPIRDLPGLCHSYCSDFHAKCRHVLRYLTVNQLLLDTSDRDVSTFCSIADLPDQDYCYPNVLKSTDLNSNLGQVVEDPKGCLQLCLTEVANGLRNPVLMLHSGDETHRMFIAEQLGFVWVYLRDGSRLEQPFLDLSGEVMTTPWLGDERGFLGMAFHPKYWDNGRFFIYYSIQINGKVEKIRISEMKVSENNMNVADPLSERVILEIEEPAANHNGGQLLFGRDGYLYIFTGDGGKAGDPFGKYGNAQNKSSMLGKVLRIDVDGSGHGGKQYRIPPDNPFLDDPDAYPEVFAYGVRNMWRCSVDRGDQVSRYGKGRIFCGDVGQNRYEEIDIIEKGGNYGWRAKEGFECYDIKLCHNSSLNDILPIFAYSHHVGKSVTGGYVYRGCESPNLNGLYIFGDFMSGRLMALEEDKSSGIWKERSVCMGDATTCSFPGLINHHHKFIISFAEDEAGELYFLATSYPSATSPSGTVFKFMDPSRRAPPGKCRQKPLPVKVRGKKFPFIPRERTVLDTNEKPTRPPPRKYKPSPKPPVSGSQRRPTTTAASVTTMAAAAKPKGKPPPTKPIGRNKPTSWKKTKIQKNDKDAQIKKKTVSKKTKEASQKAAGVKAVRGKAKPRTNQRVSENLNMKQSSNSLINRINSQRNKQQKEAAATPQTSEKTHPTVSNQTKTNLKIKNTKQQKPTQV, encoded by the exons ATGTCAAGTAAGCGACATTCCGCGCACCATCCAAAAGATGCAGGCTGCGCGGTTTTACGCACAAACGCAGCTCCGACTCCACCTGAAAAGAGCCCACCTGAGTTGATCCTGATCTTGTCGCTGATTTTGCTGTTCAGTCAAGCATCAGCTCACCCCCAGTGCCTCGACTTTGAGCCACCGTTCAAACCCCATTGGCACCTGGAGTTTTGTACCCAGTATGAAGAGTTTGGCTGCTGCGACCAGAAAGCCGACAACATGATCGCGGAGAGATACTGGGACATAATAGAGCAGCTGGAGACGGCGGGTCACGACCTGTGTGAGGACATGCTGAAAGAAATCATGTGTCAG GAATGCTCTCCATACGCTGCCCATCTGTATGATGCTGAGGATCCCCACACACCAATCAGAGACCTGCCTGGACTCTGTCATAGCTACTGCTCTGATTTTCATGCCAAGTGTCGCCATGTGCTGAGGTATTTGACAGTGAACCAGCTGCTGCTGGACACCTCTGATCGGGACGTGTCCACGTTTTGCAGCATAGCCGACCTGCCTGACCAGGACTACTGCTACCCCAACGTCCTGAAGAGCACTGACCTGAACAGCAACCTGGGACAAGTTGTGGAGGACCCGAAAGGGTGTCTCCAGCTGTGCTTGACAGAGGTGGCCAACGGTCTCAGGAACCCGGTGTTGATGCTGCACAGCGGTGACGAAACGCACCGGATGTTCATCGCAGAGCAGCTAGGATTTGTTTGGGTTTACCTGCGTGACGGCAGCCGGCTGGAACAGCCCTTCCTGGATCTGAGTGGGGAGGTAATGACCACTCCTTGGCTGGGGGATGAGAGGGGCTTCCTGGGTATGGCCTTCCACCCTAAGTACTGGGACAACGGGCGCTTCTTTATCTACTACTCCATCCAGATCAACGGCAAGGTGGAGAAGATTCGAATCAGTGAGATGAAAGTATCTGAAAACAACATGAACGTGGCTGATCCGCTCTCAGAAAG GGTCATTTTAGAGATCGAGGAACCAGCTGCAAACCACAACGGAGGCCAGCTTCTGTTTGGTCGAGATGGTTACCTCTACATCTTCACAGGAGATGGTGGGAAAGCTGGGGATCCATTTGGGAAGTATGGAAATGCACAAAACAA GAGTTCTATGTTGGGGAAAGTTCTCCGTATTGATGTGGATGGAAGCGGCCATGGAGGGAAACAGTACAGGATCCCTCCTGATAATCCATTCCTCGATGACCCGGATGCTTACCCAGAAGTCTTTGCATACGGGGTCCGGAACATGTGGCGGTGCTCAGTGGACCGCGGAGACCAGGTGAGCCGATACGGCAAGGGCCGGATATTCTGCGGAGATGTTGGTCAAAATCGTTACGAGGAAATTGACATCATTGAGAAGGGAGGAAACTACGGGTGGAGGGCGAAAGAGGGCTTCGAGTGCTATGACATCAAACTGTGCCACAACTCGTCTCTGA ATGACATCCTCCCCATCTTTGCATATAGCCATCATGTTGGGAAGTCTGTCACAGGGGGATATGTGTACAGAGGATGTGAATCACCAAATCTGAATGGCCTGTACATTTTTGGAGACTTCATGAGTGG CCGACTCATGGCGCTAGAGGAAGATAAGTCATCGGGAATCTGGAAGGAGCGGAGTGTGTGTATGGGGGACGCGACGACCTGCTCGTTTCCTGGACTCATCAACCATCACCACAAGTTCATCATCTCCTTTGCTGAGGATGAAGCAG GGGAGCTGTATTTTCTGGCCACTTCGTACCCCAGCGCCACATCTCCTTCTGGGACGGTCTTTAAATTCATGGACCCTTCAAG GCGAGCTCCTCCAGGGAAGTGCAGGCAGAAACCTCTCCCTGTCAAAGTCAGGGGGAAAAAGTTTCCATTCATCCCCAGGGAAC GGACTGTGCTGGACACAAACGAAAAACCAACAAGACCACCGCCGAGAAAATACAAACCCAGCCCCAAACCACCGGTGAGCGGCAGCCAGCGCAGGCCGACCACGACAGCAGCCAGCGTGACAACAATGGCTGCCGCTGCAAAACCAAAAGGAAAACCGCCTCCAACAAAACCAATAGGGAGAAACAAGCCAACATCCTGGAAGAAAACCAAAATACAGAAAAACGATAAAGATGCACAAATAAAGAAGAAAACTGTGAGTAAGAAAACCAAGGAAGCGTCACAGAAGGCAGCTGGGGTGAAAGCTGTCAGAGGCAAAGCGAAGCCAAGAACAAACCAAAGAGTTTCTGAGAATTTAAATATGAAACAATCATCCAACAGTCTGATAAATAGGATCAACTCACAGAGGAACAAGCAGCAGAAGGAAGCAGCAGCAACACCACAAACATCTGAGAAGACTCATCCCACCGTCTCAAACCAAACCAAGACCAACCTGAAGATAAAAAACACTAAACAGCAAAAACCAACCCAAGTGTGA
- the wdr32 gene encoding DDB1- and CUL4-associated factor 10 produces the protein MSSERQSDSEDADESRDRPNTGSVPDQNQDPAVEESDKEDDTAPVVSSSPPASSEERPGRNARSPVPAEGEARSPSPATAPQTGSGGSSGKGLFSWLQHRTTRRGLFVDPARDNFRTMTSLYCSMNPAVESVNLSTQTHGAVFNLEYSPDGSVLTVACEQTEVLLFDPVSSRHIKTLTEAHEDCVNNIRFLDNRLFATCSDDTTIALWDLRKLSSKVCSLHGHASWVKNIEYDTNTRLLVTSGFDGNVITWDTNRFTEDGCPHKKFFHTRYLMRMRLTPDCSKMLISTSSGYLLILHDLDLTQSLEVGSYRMLRARRTPLSSDGGSSASRSAAAPRHGNDSSKIHPHREGLSPRNSLEVLTPEIPGEKDRGNCITSLQLHPKGWATLIRCSSNMDDQEWTCVYEFQEGAPTRPLVSPRCSLRLTHYIEEANVGRGYIKELCFSPDGRLICSPYGYGVRLLAFNERCGELADCLPVQTSCLREIRSIYSHSDVVLTTKFSPTHCQLASGCLSGRVALYQPKF, from the exons ATGAGCTCGGAGCGCCAGAGCGACAGCGAGGACGCCGACGAGTCTCGGGACAGGCCCAATACCGGTAGCGTGCCCGACCAGAACCAAGACCCTGCTGTCGAAGAGTCGGACAAGGAGGATGACACCGCTCCAGTGGTTTCTTCTTCGCCGCCGGCGAGCAGCGAGGAGCGGCCGGGGCGCAATGCGAGGTCTCCCGTGCCAGCAGAAGGAGAAGCTCGCAGCCCGTCGCCAGCCACTGCGCCGCAGACCGGGAGCGGAGGGAGCAGCGGAAAGGGTCTGTTTTCCTGGCTGCAACATAGGACTACCAGGCGGGGACTGTTTGTAGACCCAGCTAGGGACAACTTTAGGACAATGACAAGTCTGTACTGCTCCATGAACCCTGCTGTGGAATCGGTCAACCTGAGCACCCAGACCCACGGAGCGGTGTTCAACCTGGAGTACTCCCCGGACGG GTCTGTGCTAACTGTGGCTTGTGAGCAGACCGAAGTCCTCCTGTTTGATCCCGTCTCGTCCAGGCACATCAAAACCCTAACGGAGGCGCACGAGGACTGTGTCAACAACATCAG GTTTTTGGACAATCGTTTGTTTGCCACCTGCTCTGATGACACCACTATTGCATTATGGGACCTGCGTAAGCTGAGCTCAAAGGTCTGCTCACTGCACGGCCACGCCAGCTGGGTGAAGAACATCGAGTACGACACCAACACTCGGCTCCTGGTCACGTCTGGCTTTGATGGCAACGTCATCACGTGGGACACAAACAG GTTCACAGAGGATGGCTGCCCTCACAAAAAGTTCTTCCACACTCGCTACCTGATGAGGATGCGTCTGACGCCTGACTGTTCCAAGATGCTCATCTCTACATCTTCAGGGTACCTGCTCATCCTTCATGACCTAGACCTCACCCAATCCCTGGAGGTGGGCAGCTACCGCATGCTTCGGGCACGGCGGACTCCCCTCAGCTCAG ACGGAGGCTCTTCAGCATCCAGGTCGGCTGCTGCTCCTCGCCACGGAAACGACTCCAGCAAGATTCACCCTCACAGAGAAG GCCTTTCTCCAAGGAACAGCCTGGAGGTTTTAACTCCTGAAATCCCTGGAGAGAAGGACCGAGGGAACTGCATCACGTCTCTGCAGCTCCACCCGAAAGGCTGGGCCACGCTCATCCGCTGCTCCAGCAACATGGACGACCAGGAG TGGACCTGTGTGTATGAGTTCCAGGAGGGGGCACCCACACGGCCGCTCGTCTCCCCCCGCTGCTCCCTGCGCCTTACCCACTACATCGAGGAAGCTAACGTGGGCCGTGGCTACATCAAGGAGCTGTGCTTCAGCCCGGACGGCCGGCTCATCTGCTCCCCCTACGGCTACGGCGTCCGCCTGCTGGCTTTCAACGAGCGCTGCGGGGAACTCGCTGACTGCCTGCCGGTCCAGACCAGCTGCCTCCGGGAGATCCGCTCCATCTACTCGCACAGCGACGTGGTGCTGACCACCAAGTTCTCCCCGACACACTGCCAGCTGGCCTCGGGCTGCCTCAGCGGGCGCGTGGCTCTCTACCAGCCCAAGTTCTAG